The following coding sequences are from one Candidatus Hydrogenedentota bacterium window:
- a CDS encoding sodium:solute symporter yields the protein MWSLNGVDYAFIGAYFAALVVLGLALERLASKSLEDYFIGGRRLPWWALGVSGMAYFLDMTGTMIITSFLYLLGPRGLFIEFRGGAVLVLAFMMLWGGKWHRRSKCLTSAEWMVFRFGDGLGGRFAQFVSALAGIVGAVGMLAYLIKGAGLFLTMFFPFSPFWCNVVMIGITTVYTMISGFYGVVFTDLFQSVIILAGVIIISVMAFLKVGAVGDFGALAAQVTGNEQWMSSLPQWHTAMPAGYEMYQSLVMFAFFYLLKNTFAGVSSGADPRYFGARNDRECGLLTGFWTVLMTVRWPMMMGFAALGVILVSEKLPDLKVRQDAAVIVKEHVNVPDKSQWATAVSDIVNAPEEYPEIVGRLKQRLGPEDWDKKLLLIGYEGNIDPERILPAVLLFEIPAGLRGLLLIVLLAAAMSTFNAQVNGVTGLITRDIYQKYLHRRASTRELIYVSWASVLFLVVLAFLFAYYVKSINDVWDWIIMGLGGGLMIPGLLRLIWWRFNGGGFAVGTFVGLTAAILQRYFYPELDSRLQFLFLGAVGTVASIIGTYLTAPEDHEVVSRFYRITRPFGFWGPFREALPETARAAMELEHRRDVLCVPFALLWQVTMFMLPMQAVIGAWRSFWPTLALFLAGLTGVYFLWFRYLPKTNYFEPNEEAGVTLD from the coding sequence ATGTGGTCCTTGAATGGCGTCGACTATGCGTTCATAGGCGCTTATTTCGCGGCGCTGGTGGTGCTCGGGCTCGCGCTCGAACGCCTTGCGTCAAAGAGCCTGGAAGACTACTTCATCGGGGGCCGGCGTCTGCCGTGGTGGGCGCTGGGCGTCTCGGGCATGGCCTACTTCCTGGACATGACCGGCACGATGATCATTACGTCGTTCCTGTATTTGCTTGGGCCGCGCGGCCTGTTCATCGAGTTCCGGGGCGGCGCGGTACTGGTGCTGGCGTTCATGATGCTGTGGGGCGGCAAGTGGCACCGGCGGTCGAAATGCCTTACGAGCGCCGAATGGATGGTGTTCCGGTTCGGCGACGGCCTGGGCGGGCGTTTCGCCCAGTTCGTGTCGGCGCTGGCCGGCATCGTGGGCGCGGTGGGTATGCTCGCCTACCTGATCAAGGGCGCGGGCCTCTTTCTGACCATGTTCTTCCCGTTCTCGCCGTTCTGGTGCAACGTGGTCATGATCGGCATCACGACGGTATACACGATGATTTCCGGGTTCTACGGCGTGGTGTTCACGGACCTGTTCCAGTCGGTTATTATTCTTGCCGGCGTGATCATCATTTCGGTCATGGCCTTCCTGAAGGTGGGCGCAGTGGGCGATTTCGGCGCGCTGGCTGCGCAGGTGACCGGCAACGAGCAGTGGATGAGCAGCCTGCCGCAATGGCACACGGCCATGCCCGCGGGCTACGAGATGTATCAGTCGCTCGTGATGTTTGCGTTCTTCTACCTGCTCAAGAATACGTTTGCGGGGGTCAGTTCGGGCGCTGACCCGCGCTATTTCGGCGCGCGCAACGACCGCGAATGCGGCCTGCTCACGGGCTTCTGGACCGTGCTGATGACCGTGCGGTGGCCGATGATGATGGGTTTTGCGGCGCTCGGCGTCATCCTGGTAAGCGAGAAACTGCCGGACTTGAAGGTTCGCCAGGATGCGGCGGTCATTGTCAAGGAACACGTGAATGTGCCGGATAAGTCGCAATGGGCCACGGCCGTCTCGGACATCGTGAATGCGCCCGAGGAGTACCCGGAAATCGTCGGCAGGCTGAAACAGCGGCTCGGGCCCGAAGATTGGGACAAGAAACTGCTGCTGATCGGCTACGAGGGCAACATCGATCCCGAGCGCATTTTACCCGCGGTGCTGCTCTTCGAGATACCCGCCGGCCTGCGCGGCCTGCTGCTGATCGTGCTGCTGGCCGCGGCCATGTCCACGTTTAACGCGCAGGTTAACGGCGTCACGGGGCTCATCACGCGCGACATCTATCAGAAATACCTGCACCGGCGCGCCTCGACGCGGGAACTGATCTATGTGAGTTGGGCGTCGGTGCTGTTCCTCGTGGTTCTCGCGTTCCTGTTCGCCTATTATGTGAAGAGCATCAACGATGTCTGGGACTGGATCATCATGGGCCTCGGCGGCGGCCTGATGATCCCCGGGCTGCTGCGGCTCATCTGGTGGCGGTTCAACGGGGGCGGGTTCGCGGTGGGCACGTTCGTCGGGTTGACGGCGGCGATCTTGCAGCGCTACTTCTACCCGGAACTGGATTCACGGCTCCAGTTCCTGTTCCTCGGCGCCGTCGGAACCGTGGCTTCCATCATCGGTACCTATCTGACCGCGCCGGAAGACCATGAGGTTGTCTCGCGGTTCTACCGGATCACCCGGCCGTTTGGCTTCTGGGGACCGTTCCGCGAGGCGCTGCCGGAGACGGCCCGCGCCGCCATGGAATTGGAACACCGCCGCGACGTGCTGTGCGTGCCCTTCGCGCTGCTGTGGCAAGTAACGATGTTCATGCTGCCGATGCAGGCCGTGATCGGCGCGTGGCGTTCCTTCTGGCCGACCTTGGCGCTGTTCCTGGCAGGCCTGACGGGTGTCTACTTCCTGTGGTTCCGGTATCTGCCGAAAACCAACTACTTCGAACCGAACGAGGAAGCCGGGGTAACGCTCGACTGA
- a CDS encoding [FeFe] hydrogenase, group A produces the protein MANVTIDNVRVEVPDGTTILEAAKRAGVKVPTLCYLKDVQAIGACRVCLVEVQGARTLVASCVAPVADGMVVHTNSKRARSARRTVVELLLSDHQGDCQTCERNDDCELQSLARDLGINEITYTGEKSVRMIDDTTPALVRDTGKCVLCRRCVTVCGDTQGVGGIFPQHRGFATVVGPAFDVDLNDIVCVQCGQCAAVCPVGAITERDHIQGVWRALDDPAKTVVVQTAPAIRAALGECFGYPPGTLVTGKMVSALRRLGFNAVFDTNFTADLTILEEGTELLTRLKKALVEGKPVALPMFTSCSPGWIKFIEYFYPDMLANVSTCKSPQQMFGALAKTYYAQKIAKKPEEMIVVSVMPCTAKKFESQRPEMNASGVQDVDYVLTTRELGRMIKQAGIDFDSLPDDKMDSPIGMSSGAADIFANTGGVMEAALRTVWEIVTGKPLPFEDLHVKPIAGLDGIKEAAVTIPETVPEWAFLKGVTVRTAVAHGLGNARQLIERVRAGLSTYHFIEIMTCPGGCIGGGGQPRFTTNETRMARIQAIYKEDEGKAIRKSHENPEIKRIYEEFLGQPNSKKAHELLHTHYRERAKV, from the coding sequence ATGGCGAATGTAACCATAGATAACGTCCGCGTGGAAGTGCCGGATGGCACAACCATCCTCGAGGCGGCCAAGCGGGCAGGGGTGAAAGTGCCGACCCTTTGCTACCTGAAGGATGTGCAGGCGATCGGCGCGTGCCGCGTGTGCCTCGTTGAGGTGCAGGGCGCGCGCACGCTTGTGGCGTCCTGCGTCGCGCCGGTGGCGGACGGCATGGTCGTGCACACGAACAGCAAACGCGCTCGCAGCGCCCGGCGCACCGTGGTCGAATTGCTCTTGTCCGACCACCAAGGAGATTGCCAGACCTGCGAGCGGAACGACGACTGCGAGCTTCAGTCGCTGGCGCGCGATCTCGGCATCAACGAGATTACGTATACGGGCGAGAAGAGCGTGCGGATGATCGACGACACGACGCCCGCGCTTGTGCGCGACACGGGCAAGTGCGTGCTGTGCCGGCGTTGCGTCACGGTCTGCGGCGATACGCAGGGCGTGGGCGGGATCTTCCCGCAGCATCGCGGCTTCGCCACGGTCGTCGGCCCGGCCTTCGACGTCGACCTGAACGATATCGTGTGCGTCCAGTGCGGCCAGTGCGCGGCGGTATGCCCCGTCGGCGCGATTACCGAGCGAGACCATATCCAGGGCGTCTGGCGCGCGCTGGACGACCCGGCGAAGACCGTCGTGGTTCAGACCGCCCCGGCGATCCGCGCCGCGCTGGGCGAGTGCTTCGGCTATCCGCCGGGCACGCTCGTCACGGGCAAGATGGTGTCCGCGTTGCGCAGGCTTGGTTTCAATGCGGTGTTCGACACGAATTTCACCGCCGACCTGACTATCCTGGAGGAAGGCACGGAGTTGCTGACCCGGCTGAAAAAGGCGCTCGTCGAGGGCAAGCCCGTGGCGCTGCCGATGTTTACGAGTTGCTCTCCCGGCTGGATCAAGTTTATCGAGTACTTCTATCCGGACATGCTGGCGAACGTGTCCACCTGCAAGTCGCCCCAACAGATGTTTGGCGCGCTGGCCAAGACCTACTACGCGCAGAAAATCGCCAAGAAGCCCGAGGAGATGATCGTCGTTTCGGTCATGCCCTGCACCGCGAAGAAGTTCGAGTCGCAGCGCCCCGAGATGAACGCCAGCGGGGTCCAGGACGTCGATTACGTGCTGACCACGCGCGAACTCGGCCGCATGATCAAGCAGGCGGGCATCGACTTCGACAGCCTGCCCGATGACAAGATGGATTCGCCGATCGGCATGTCGTCGGGCGCGGCGGACATCTTCGCCAACACGGGCGGCGTCATGGAGGCGGCACTGCGCACGGTGTGGGAAATTGTGACCGGCAAGCCTTTGCCGTTCGAGGACCTGCACGTGAAACCGATCGCCGGGCTCGATGGCATCAAGGAGGCGGCCGTCACGATTCCGGAAACCGTCCCGGAGTGGGCGTTCCTGAAAGGCGTGACCGTGCGCACGGCCGTTGCGCATGGGCTGGGCAATGCGCGGCAACTCATCGAGCGCGTGCGCGCCGGCCTGTCCACGTACCACTTCATCGAGATTATGACGTGCCCCGGTGGCTGCATCGGCGGCGGCGGCCAGCCGCGTTTCACGACGAACGAAACGCGCATGGCGCGGATCCAGGCTATCTACAAGGAAGACGAGGGCAAGGCGATCCGCAAGTCGCATGAGAACCCCGAAATCAAGCGCATCTATGAAGAGTTTCTGGGCCAGCCGAACAGCAAGAAGGCGCACGAACTCCTGCACACGCACTATCGCGAGCGCGCCAAGGTCTGA
- the nuoF gene encoding NADH-quinone oxidoreductase subunit NuoF, translating to MKYVRSHVLVCAGAGCVASGALDLSAAIQQALRKHGLHEEINIVHTGCLGPCAIGPVVVVYPDGVFYQGVKPADAEDLVVEHLLKGRVVHRLNFKTATTEQIIPALQEIEFFQQQQKIVLRNCGAIDPTNIEEYIARDGYQALAKVLTEMTPDQVVEEVKKSGLRGRGGAGFPTGAKWAFTRKAPGTKKYVLCNADEGDPGAFMDRSVLEGDPHSVIEAMIIAAYAIGSDEGFVYVRAEYPLAVERLGMALEQARAMGLIGKNIMGTNFSFDLEIRMGSGAFVCGEETALMRSIEGKRGEPRPRPPFPAIAGLWEKPTLLNNVETYANIPVIILKGAEWFASIGTEKSKGTKVFALAGAVNNTGLVEVPVGTPLGEIIFDIGGGIPNGKQFKAAQIGGPSGGCIPKQHLNVPVDYESLQQLGAIMGSGGLIVMDDDTCMVDMARFFLDFVQDESCGKCIPCRIGTKRMLEIVERICAGRGVEGDVERLIALGEQIKDASLCGLGQTAPNPVLSAIRHFRDEFDAHIREKRCPAGVCAALVRAPCMSACPAGVYVPGFVSLVGEKRYSEALRVHRDRNPFASICARVCFHPCEMKCRRCNLDAPVAIRGIKRFMVEREDTIQLPEVRENAANAKRKVAIVGAGPAGLSCAFFLARLGYKPKVFEAAPKPGGMLVQTIPSYRLPRPELEREIRMIEEMGVNIECNTALGRDFTLQRLRDEGYEAVFLGVGAPKGSGLRIKNEEAPGVTDAIEFLREYNLKGSAKVGKRVVVIGGGNAAIDAARTAVRLGAETVTILYRRTRAEMPAWAEEIEEAEKEGVFLKTLIAPQEVVVENGKAAGVRCNHMSLGEFDSSGRRRPEVCGDATFVEPADQIIAAIGQKLETQPLFDGLPVKLNQKNYIWTDALTGQSSVEWLFAGGDASDGPSSVVEAIGAGERAAVGIDKHLTGEEHAFWREIYQVDTSFNPDADPSEAPRACANLIPVDARAMNFDEIETAFVEETAIREARRCLRCDYREEMVPSAR from the coding sequence ATGAAATACGTGCGATCCCATGTGCTGGTCTGCGCGGGGGCGGGATGCGTGGCATCCGGCGCCCTGGACTTGAGCGCAGCCATCCAACAGGCGCTGCGCAAGCACGGCCTGCACGAGGAAATCAATATAGTGCACACTGGGTGCCTTGGCCCGTGCGCCATTGGCCCGGTCGTTGTGGTCTATCCGGACGGCGTGTTTTACCAGGGTGTGAAGCCCGCCGACGCGGAGGACTTGGTAGTCGAGCACCTGCTCAAGGGGCGGGTCGTGCATCGCTTGAACTTCAAGACGGCCACGACCGAGCAGATTATTCCGGCGCTCCAGGAGATCGAATTCTTCCAGCAGCAGCAGAAGATCGTGCTGCGGAATTGCGGCGCGATCGACCCGACGAACATCGAGGAATACATCGCGCGCGACGGTTACCAGGCGCTGGCGAAGGTATTGACCGAGATGACGCCCGATCAGGTGGTGGAGGAAGTGAAGAAGTCCGGGCTGCGCGGCCGGGGCGGCGCGGGTTTCCCGACGGGCGCGAAGTGGGCGTTCACGCGCAAGGCGCCGGGCACGAAGAAGTACGTGCTGTGCAACGCGGACGAGGGCGACCCCGGCGCGTTCATGGACCGCAGCGTGCTTGAGGGCGACCCGCACAGCGTGATCGAGGCCATGATCATCGCGGCCTATGCAATCGGGTCGGATGAGGGCTTCGTGTACGTGCGCGCCGAATATCCGCTCGCGGTCGAGCGGCTCGGCATGGCGCTTGAACAGGCCCGCGCGATGGGGCTCATCGGCAAGAATATCATGGGCACGAACTTCAGTTTCGACCTGGAGATCCGCATGGGTTCGGGCGCGTTCGTGTGCGGCGAGGAAACCGCGCTCATGCGCTCGATCGAGGGCAAGCGCGGCGAGCCGCGCCCGCGCCCGCCGTTCCCGGCGATTGCGGGGTTGTGGGAGAAGCCCACACTGCTCAACAACGTCGAGACCTACGCGAACATACCCGTGATCATCCTGAAAGGCGCCGAATGGTTCGCCTCGATCGGCACCGAGAAGAGCAAGGGCACGAAAGTGTTTGCGCTTGCGGGCGCGGTCAACAACACCGGTCTTGTCGAGGTGCCCGTCGGCACACCGCTCGGCGAGATCATCTTCGACATCGGCGGGGGCATCCCGAACGGGAAGCAATTCAAGGCGGCGCAGATTGGCGGCCCCTCGGGCGGCTGCATTCCGAAGCAGCACCTGAACGTGCCCGTCGATTACGAGTCGCTCCAGCAACTGGGCGCCATCATGGGTTCCGGCGGCCTCATTGTCATGGACGATGACACGTGCATGGTCGACATGGCCCGGTTCTTTCTCGATTTCGTGCAGGACGAGTCCTGTGGCAAGTGCATTCCTTGCCGCATCGGCACGAAACGCATGCTCGAGATTGTCGAGCGCATCTGCGCGGGGCGCGGCGTCGAGGGCGATGTCGAGCGGCTCATCGCGCTCGGCGAGCAGATTAAGGACGCGTCGCTGTGCGGTCTTGGCCAGACGGCTCCGAACCCGGTGCTTTCGGCCATCCGTCACTTCCGCGACGAGTTCGACGCGCACATCCGCGAGAAGCGGTGCCCGGCGGGCGTGTGCGCGGCGCTGGTTCGCGCGCCCTGTATGAGCGCATGCCCCGCAGGCGTTTATGTGCCGGGCTTTGTCTCGCTGGTGGGCGAGAAGCGGTACTCGGAGGCGCTGCGCGTGCACCGCGACCGCAACCCGTTTGCGTCGATATGCGCGCGCGTATGCTTCCATCCCTGCGAGATGAAATGCCGGCGCTGCAATCTGGACGCGCCCGTGGCGATTCGCGGCATCAAACGGTTCATGGTTGAGCGGGAAGACACGATCCAGCTGCCGGAAGTGCGCGAGAACGCGGCGAACGCGAAACGCAAGGTCGCGATTGTCGGCGCGGGCCCGGCGGGCCTCTCGTGCGCGTTCTTCCTCGCACGGCTCGGCTACAAGCCGAAAGTGTTCGAAGCGGCCCCGAAACCGGGCGGCATGCTCGTGCAGACGATCCCGTCGTACCGGCTGCCGCGGCCTGAACTGGAGCGGGAAATCCGGATGATCGAGGAGATGGGCGTGAACATCGAGTGCAACACCGCGCTCGGCCGGGATTTCACGCTGCAGCGGCTGCGCGACGAGGGCTACGAAGCCGTATTCCTCGGTGTTGGCGCGCCGAAAGGCTCCGGGCTGCGCATCAAGAATGAAGAGGCGCCCGGCGTTACAGACGCAATCGAATTCCTGCGCGAGTACAATCTCAAAGGCAGCGCGAAGGTGGGCAAGCGCGTCGTGGTGATTGGCGGCGGCAACGCGGCCATCGACGCGGCCCGCACGGCCGTCCGCCTCGGCGCGGAGACGGTCACGATCCTGTACCGGCGCACGCGCGCCGAGATGCCGGCCTGGGCCGAAGAGATTGAAGAGGCGGAGAAAGAGGGCGTGTTCCTCAAGACGCTGATCGCGCCGCAGGAAGTGGTCGTCGAGAACGGCAAGGCCGCCGGCGTCCGGTGCAACCACATGTCGTTGGGCGAATTCGATTCGAGCGGCCGCCGCCGCCCCGAAGTGTGCGGCGACGCCACCTTCGTCGAGCCCGCGGACCAGATCATTGCCGCGATCGGGCAGAAGCTGGAGACACAGCCGCTGTTCGACGGGCTCCCGGTGAAGCTGAATCAGAAGAACTACATCTGGACGGATGCGCTGACGGGCCAGTCTTCGGTGGAATGGCTGTTTGCGGGCGGCGACGCCTCGGACGGCCCCTCGTCCGTGGTCGAGGCCATCGGCGCGGGCGAACGGGCCGCGGTGGGCATCGACAAGCACCTGACGGGCGAGGAACATGCGTTCTGGCGGGAAATCTACCAGGTCGACACTTCGTTCAACCCGGACGCTGACCCGTCGGAAGCGCCGCGCGCGTGCGCTAATCTGATCCCGGTGGATGCACGGGCGATGAACTTTGATGAGATCGAGACGGCCTTTGTCGAAGAGACGGCGATTCGCGAAGCGCGCCGCTGTCTCCGTTGCGATTATCGCGAGGAGATGGTTCCCAGCGCGCGTTGA